The following are encoded in a window of Pseudomonas sp. JQ170C genomic DNA:
- a CDS encoding AAA family ATPase, with protein sequence MSALTDIKALHAAIAETVLGQDEVIRQILVGLLANGHVLLESLPGLAKTRTVKALARHLDAHMSRIQFTPDLLPSDITGAEVLQQVNGQNQIQFQPGPLFGNLILADEINRAPAKVQAALLEAMEERQITVAGNSHKLPDLFMVIATQNPIEQEGTYPLPEAQMDRFLMKVLLDYPAADNETRVLQLLREEEQNSTAHAAASTFSLAQDVVFQARQEIAAIHVSPAIDRYLIDLINATRHPADYDADLARWLQLGSSPRGGISLDRCARADAWLQGQDFVSPDNVRAMVHPVLRHRLQPSYDAVADGVGSQQILDRLLDKVAIPA encoded by the coding sequence ATGAGCGCACTGACAGACATCAAGGCCTTGCACGCCGCCATCGCCGAAACGGTACTGGGCCAGGACGAGGTCATCCGGCAAATCCTGGTGGGCCTGCTGGCCAACGGGCATGTGCTGCTCGAAAGCCTCCCGGGCCTGGCCAAGACCCGCACGGTCAAGGCCCTGGCCCGACACCTGGATGCGCACATGAGCCGTATCCAGTTCACCCCCGATCTGCTGCCGTCGGACATCACCGGCGCGGAGGTGCTGCAACAGGTCAACGGCCAAAACCAGATCCAGTTCCAGCCAGGCCCCCTGTTCGGCAACCTGATCCTGGCCGACGAAATCAACCGCGCCCCGGCCAAGGTCCAGGCGGCGCTGCTCGAAGCCATGGAAGAGCGGCAGATCACCGTGGCCGGCAACAGCCACAAACTGCCGGACCTGTTCATGGTCATCGCCACCCAGAACCCTATCGAGCAGGAAGGCACCTACCCCTTGCCCGAAGCGCAGATGGACCGGTTCCTGATGAAGGTGCTGCTCGACTACCCGGCGGCCGACAACGAAACCCGCGTGTTGCAGCTGCTGCGCGAGGAAGAGCAGAACAGCACTGCACACGCGGCCGCCAGCACCTTCAGCCTGGCCCAGGACGTGGTGTTCCAGGCCCGCCAGGAAATCGCCGCGATCCACGTATCCCCCGCCATCGACCGCTACCTGATCGACCTGATCAACGCGACCCGCCACCCCGCCGACTACGACGCCGATCTGGCCCGCTGGCTGCAACTGGGCTCAAGCCCGCGCGGCGGCATCAGCCTGGACCGCTGCGCGCGTGCCGACGCCTGGTTGCAGGGGCAGGATTTCGTCTCGCCGGACAACGTCCGGGCGATGGTCCACCCGGTACTGCGTCACCGCCTGCAACCGAGCTACGACGCAGTGGCCGATGGCGTCGGCAGCCAGCAGATCCTCGACCGGCTGCTGGACAAGGTCGCCATCCCGGCATGA
- a CDS encoding HAD family hydrolase produces the protein MIANYRQPLWLVLLLLLHWSLPLQAAEPLPSWREGAPRTALLNFVEQVTTQGSKTYVPIGERIAVFDNDGTLWSEQPAYFQLLFALAEVKRLAPEHPEWKDQQPFKAVLENDQEALAASGMDGLMKIVGATHTGITTEAFMANAEAWLAKARHPKTDKPFTEMVYQPMLELLDYLRSQGFKTYIVSGGETAFMRTFAQEVYGIPPEQVIGTSFVSKFQIVDGQPSILRTPKLAHNDDGPGKPESIDAIIGQRPILAFGNSDGDLQMLQWTAAGKGARFMGLVHHTDANREWAYDRQSKIGRLDKALDEAKRQNWTVVDMAADWARVFPFEPASK, from the coding sequence ATGATCGCCAACTATCGTCAGCCGCTGTGGCTGGTGCTGTTGTTACTGCTGCATTGGTCCTTGCCGTTGCAGGCCGCCGAACCCTTGCCCAGTTGGCGCGAAGGCGCGCCACGAACGGCCCTGTTGAACTTCGTCGAGCAAGTGACGACGCAGGGCTCGAAAACCTACGTTCCGATCGGTGAGCGCATCGCCGTGTTCGACAACGACGGCACCTTGTGGAGCGAGCAACCGGCGTACTTCCAGCTGCTGTTTGCCCTCGCCGAGGTCAAGCGCCTGGCCCCTGAGCATCCTGAATGGAAAGACCAGCAACCCTTCAAGGCGGTGCTGGAAAACGATCAGGAGGCGCTTGCTGCCAGCGGCATGGACGGCCTGATGAAGATCGTCGGCGCGACCCATACCGGCATCACCACCGAGGCGTTCATGGCCAACGCCGAGGCCTGGCTGGCCAAGGCCAGGCACCCCAAGACCGACAAGCCGTTCACCGAGATGGTCTACCAGCCGATGCTGGAGCTGCTCGACTACCTGCGCAGCCAGGGCTTCAAGACCTACATCGTCTCCGGTGGCGAAACCGCCTTCATGCGCACCTTCGCCCAGGAGGTCTACGGCATCCCGCCGGAACAGGTGATCGGCACCTCGTTCGTCAGCAAGTTCCAGATCGTGGACGGCCAACCGTCGATCCTGCGCACACCAAAACTTGCCCACAACGACGATGGCCCCGGCAAGCCGGAAAGCATCGACGCAATTATCGGCCAGCGGCCGATCCTGGCCTTCGGCAACTCCGACGGCGACCTGCAAATGCTGCAATGGACCGCCGCCGGCAAAGGCGCGCGCTTCATGGGTCTGGTGCATCACACCGACGCTAACCGTGAATGGGCGTATGACCGTCAGTCAAAAATCGGCCGCCTGGACAAGGCCCTGGACGAGGCCAAGCGCCAGAACTGGACGGTTGTGGACATGGCGGCCGACTGGGCCCGGGTATTCCCTTTCGAGCCTGCCTCGAAATGA
- a CDS encoding DUF58 domain-containing protein, which produces MAVKVQAPDGLVYVSLAQLMALEADAQGLSFLARQPRASVLAGSHASRLRGRGLNFDELRRYQPGDDLRHLDCKASLRSGTPIVRTYTEERDRPALMVIDQRMSMFFGSQRSFKSALAAQLAALAAWMALKGGDRVGALVFNDSRIESLSPLRSRSRVQAICAATARFNQALDARAEESDSATSLDNVLQRCLSVAAHDHLICIISDFAGATERTLHQLRQLRVHNDVIALQVYDPLALDLPRAGRIMVSQGQLQVELAVERRQVHTPLTDFLKGRLQDVAVLLRRSQVPLMMFSTALPAAEQLRLELGKRQGHRP; this is translated from the coding sequence ATGGCGGTGAAAGTGCAGGCACCTGACGGGCTGGTGTATGTCTCGCTGGCCCAGCTCATGGCCCTTGAGGCCGATGCCCAGGGCTTGAGCTTTCTGGCCCGGCAACCGCGCGCCAGCGTGCTTGCCGGCAGCCATGCCTCACGGCTGCGCGGACGCGGTCTGAACTTCGACGAGCTGCGCCGCTATCAACCCGGCGACGACCTGCGCCACCTCGATTGCAAAGCCTCGCTACGCAGCGGTACGCCCATCGTGCGCACCTATACCGAGGAGCGGGACCGGCCGGCGCTGATGGTGATCGATCAGCGCATGTCGATGTTCTTCGGCAGCCAGCGCAGTTTCAAATCGGCCCTGGCCGCGCAGTTGGCGGCGCTGGCTGCCTGGATGGCCCTCAAGGGCGGGGATCGGGTCGGCGCGCTGGTGTTCAACGACAGTCGCATCGAAAGCCTCTCGCCCTTGCGCAGCCGCAGCCGGGTCCAGGCCATCTGCGCCGCCACCGCCCGCTTCAACCAGGCCCTGGATGCCCGGGCCGAGGAAAGCGACTCGGCCACCAGCCTGGATAACGTGTTGCAACGCTGCCTGAGCGTGGCTGCCCATGATCACCTGATCTGCATCATCAGCGACTTTGCCGGGGCAACCGAACGCACCCTGCACCAGTTGCGCCAGCTGCGCGTCCATAACGATGTCATCGCCCTTCAGGTCTACGACCCCCTGGCCCTGGACCTGCCACGCGCAGGCCGGATCATGGTCAGCCAGGGCCAATTGCAGGTGGAGCTGGCCGTGGAACGCCGCCAGGTGCACACGCCCCTGACGGATTTTCTCAAGGGACGCCTGCAGGATGTGGCGGTGCTGCTGCGCCGCAGTCAGGTGCCGCTGATGATGTTCAGCACCGCCCTGCCCGCCGCCGAACAACTGCGCCTGGAACTGGGCAAGCGCCAGGGGCACCGCCCATGA
- a CDS encoding arylsulfatase: MTGKRRWIPKLAMVAASVIGITAGVVSAAEKPNILVIFGDDIGQTNISAYSMGVVGYKTPNIDRIAKEGMIFTDYYAENSCTAGRSSFITGQTPLRTGLSKVGFPGAPVGLQKRDITIAQALKSMGYATGQFGKNHLGDRDEYLPTAHGFDEFFGNLYHLNAEEEPERPYWPEDDPEFIKTNSPRGVIHSFADGKIEDTGALTSKRMETIDDETTAAAQAFIEKQAKADKPFFVWMNTTRMHLFTHVRESMKGQSGMPGNDYADGMLEHDGDVGKLLKTLDDLKITDNTIVVYTTDNGPNQFSWPDAATTPFRNEKNSNWEGAYRVPAMVRWPGKIKPGEVSNEMFSGLDWFPTLLAAAGDAEVKEKLLKGWAPTSGGNNFKVHLDGYNQLPYLTGKQPAGERKEFYYFNDDGMLVSMRYKNWKAVFCEQRAPGGFKVWSEPFVCLRVPKIFNMRMDPYERADVVSDQYYDWTTKNVYLTGVAVQKSAAFLQTFIDYPPSQRPASFSIDQVRAAVDAKIEEKMKQNKQ; this comes from the coding sequence ATGACTGGCAAACGCAGATGGATACCGAAACTTGCGATGGTCGCAGCGTCGGTGATTGGCATTACCGCAGGGGTGGTCAGCGCTGCAGAGAAACCCAATATCCTGGTGATCTTCGGTGATGACATCGGTCAGACCAATATCAGCGCCTATTCGATGGGTGTGGTCGGCTACAAGACCCCGAACATCGACCGGATCGCCAAGGAAGGCATGATCTTCACCGATTACTACGCGGAGAACAGTTGCACGGCCGGACGCTCCTCGTTCATCACCGGTCAGACGCCACTGCGCACCGGCTTGTCGAAAGTCGGTTTCCCCGGCGCGCCGGTCGGCTTGCAAAAGCGTGATATCACCATCGCCCAGGCACTGAAGTCCATGGGCTATGCCACCGGCCAGTTCGGCAAGAACCACCTCGGTGATCGCGACGAATACCTGCCCACCGCACACGGTTTCGACGAGTTCTTCGGCAACCTCTACCACCTGAACGCCGAGGAAGAGCCGGAGCGTCCGTACTGGCCCGAGGACGATCCGGAATTCATCAAGACCAACTCGCCACGGGGTGTCATTCACAGCTTCGCTGACGGCAAGATCGAAGACACCGGCGCGCTGACGTCCAAGCGCATGGAAACCATCGATGATGAAACCACCGCCGCTGCACAGGCGTTCATCGAGAAGCAGGCCAAGGCCGACAAACCGTTCTTCGTGTGGATGAACACCACCCGCATGCACTTGTTCACCCACGTGCGCGAGTCGATGAAGGGCCAGAGCGGCATGCCCGGCAACGACTACGCCGACGGCATGCTCGAGCACGACGGCGACGTCGGCAAACTGCTCAAGACCCTCGATGACCTGAAGATCACCGACAACACTATCGTGGTGTACACCACCGACAACGGCCCGAACCAGTTCTCCTGGCCGGACGCGGCCACCACGCCGTTCCGCAACGAGAAGAACTCCAACTGGGAAGGCGCGTACCGGGTACCGGCGATGGTTCGTTGGCCAGGCAAGATCAAGCCGGGTGAAGTGTCCAACGAGATGTTCTCGGGCCTGGACTGGTTCCCGACCCTGCTCGCGGCCGCTGGCGATGCCGAGGTGAAGGAAAAACTGCTCAAGGGCTGGGCACCGACCTCCGGAGGCAACAACTTCAAGGTTCACCTGGACGGCTACAACCAACTGCCTTACCTGACCGGTAAGCAGCCTGCCGGCGAGCGCAAGGAGTTCTACTACTTCAACGACGACGGCATGCTGGTGTCGATGCGCTACAAGAACTGGAAAGCGGTGTTCTGCGAACAGCGTGCCCCCGGTGGTTTCAAAGTCTGGAGCGAGCCTTTCGTCTGCCTGCGGGTACCGAAAATCTTCAACATGCGGATGGACCCGTATGAGCGCGCCGACGTGGTGTCTGACCAGTACTACGACTGGACCACCAAGAACGTTTACCTGACGGGTGTCGCGGTGCAGAAGTCGGCAGCCTTCCTGCAGACCTTCATCGACTACCCACCGAGCCAGCGTCCGGCGAGCTTCAGCATCGACCAGGTGCGTGCGGCTGTGGATGCGAAGATCGAAGAGAAAATGAAGCAGAACAAGCAGTGA
- a CDS encoding VWA domain-containing protein — MDIDLQAFHFLRPVWLWLLLPGLLLPWVWRHRRQQLRSWSSNIAPHLLAHLRLDGEDQHRLRPVHLASALLIIGAIAVAGPTWEQDRPAFLDNRAPLILALDLSTSMDASDIAPTRLEAAKHKLHNLIQRRQGAATGLMAYAGSAHLVLPPTRDPALLDGFLQALSSTLIQKPGKNALAVVEQAKTLVAAEGTPATLVLVSDGADSSQLSQLDKVLDGSRLQVLVLAVGNTDGGMIKGADGQPLIDSQGRPQLGRFDKDGLKQLASALDAPLGSLTLNDDDLDWIEAHAQQHFESANQANQPLHWKDAGYWLCWPLLLIAFVCIRRGWSLNWSACLLLGLLLPVNDARANALVDAFMTPDQQGRWAFEHQHYPAAAAHFTDPYWKGIAAYNASDYDLALASFAQLNTAQAYFYLGNIYTRRFKFDQAIAAYTQALKLQPGFAEAQANLALAQALAKDYESAQDNTPEVKPDKVDFDKPAGKGKSKPMEKAQAGSDELWLQNLTTSPADFLRRKFSLQDQTVQGAP; from the coding sequence ATGGACATTGATCTGCAAGCCTTTCACTTCCTGCGCCCTGTCTGGCTTTGGTTGTTGCTGCCAGGCCTGCTGCTGCCGTGGGTCTGGCGTCATCGCCGCCAACAGCTGCGCAGTTGGAGCAGCAACATCGCCCCGCACTTGCTCGCGCACCTGCGCCTGGACGGCGAAGACCAGCATCGCCTGCGTCCGGTCCACCTGGCCAGCGCCTTGCTGATCATCGGCGCCATTGCCGTTGCCGGCCCCACTTGGGAACAGGATCGCCCGGCCTTTCTCGATAATCGCGCACCGTTGATCCTGGCCCTGGACCTGTCCACCTCGATGGACGCCAGCGACATCGCCCCCACCCGCCTGGAAGCGGCCAAGCACAAGTTGCACAACCTGATCCAGCGTCGCCAGGGCGCCGCCACCGGCCTGATGGCCTACGCCGGCAGCGCTCACCTGGTACTGCCGCCCACACGCGACCCGGCCCTGCTGGACGGTTTTCTCCAGGCCCTGTCCAGCACCCTGATCCAGAAGCCGGGCAAGAACGCCCTGGCGGTCGTGGAGCAGGCAAAGACCCTGGTCGCCGCCGAGGGCACACCGGCGACCCTGGTGCTGGTCAGTGATGGCGCCGACTCCTCGCAACTGTCGCAACTGGACAAGGTGCTCGATGGCAGCCGCCTGCAAGTGCTGGTGCTGGCCGTGGGCAATACCGACGGCGGGATGATCAAAGGCGCCGATGGCCAGCCACTGATCGACAGCCAGGGCCGGCCACAGCTGGGACGTTTCGACAAGGACGGACTCAAGCAATTGGCCTCGGCACTGGATGCACCTCTGGGCAGCCTGACCCTCAATGACGATGACCTGGACTGGATCGAAGCCCATGCCCAGCAGCACTTTGAAAGCGCCAACCAGGCCAACCAACCCCTGCACTGGAAGGACGCCGGTTACTGGCTGTGCTGGCCGCTGCTGTTGATCGCCTTCGTGTGCATTCGCCGTGGCTGGAGCCTGAACTGGAGCGCGTGCCTGTTGCTGGGCCTGCTGCTGCCGGTGAACGATGCCCGCGCCAATGCCCTGGTCGACGCCTTCATGACCCCCGACCAGCAAGGTCGCTGGGCCTTCGAGCATCAGCACTACCCGGCAGCGGCTGCGCACTTCACCGATCCGTACTGGAAAGGCATCGCCGCCTACAACGCCTCCGACTACGACCTGGCGCTGGCCAGCTTCGCCCAGCTCAACACCGCGCAGGCCTACTTCTACCTGGGCAATATCTACACCCGTCGCTTCAAGTTCGACCAGGCCATCGCCGCCTACACCCAGGCGTTGAAACTGCAGCCAGGCTTTGCCGAAGCCCAGGCCAACCTGGCGCTGGCCCAGGCACTGGCCAAGGACTACGAGTCGGCCCAGGACAACACCCCCGAGGTCAAACCCGACAAGGTGGACTTCGACAAACCCGCCGGCAAGGGCAAGAGCAAGCCGATGGAAAAGGCCCAGGCCGGCTCCGATGAGCTGTGGCTGCAAAACCTCACCACCTCGCCCGCCGATTTTCTGCGACGCAAGTTCAGCCTGCAGGACCAGACTGTGCAGGGGGCGCCATGA
- a CDS encoding DUF4381 domain-containing protein, which produces MTTNVPSIDQLKELALPPAPSYLPQTWGWAAVGIVLVLAVVLYGAWRYRRWQLNRYRREALVQLATLEAALTDPHQRLAALRTLPELLKRVALSMPARPAVATLHSSEWQAFLSAHSRTPLPADFAEQLARLAYAPERTLAAVDAQALVQQCRTWVEQHHVAV; this is translated from the coding sequence ATGACGACGAATGTGCCCAGCATCGACCAGCTCAAGGAACTGGCCCTGCCACCTGCGCCCAGCTACCTGCCGCAGACCTGGGGCTGGGCCGCCGTGGGCATCGTGCTGGTCCTTGCCGTAGTGCTCTACGGCGCCTGGCGTTACCGCCGCTGGCAGTTGAACCGCTACCGGCGTGAAGCCTTGGTGCAGCTGGCGACGCTGGAGGCTGCGCTGACGGACCCGCACCAGCGCCTTGCCGCCCTGCGCACATTGCCTGAATTGCTCAAGCGCGTGGCATTGTCGATGCCTGCCCGCCCTGCCGTCGCCACCTTGCACAGCAGTGAGTGGCAAGCCTTTCTCAGTGCTCACAGCCGCACCCCGCTGCCCGCGGATTTTGCCGAGCAACTGGCGCGCCTCGCCTACGCACCCGAGCGCACCCTGGCGGCGGTCGATGCACAGGCTCTGGTGCAACAGTGCAGAACCTGGGTGGAGCAGCATCATGTGGCAGTTTGA
- a CDS encoding transporter — MRMRTTVTATALLALTPLAGQADNARDWQNIPIGLDMVFGYYNRIDANTPIDTSLPIDGLSLDADLYLFRYARSFGIDGRNSAIQLILPYADVSASFDDARFFDGTKHNGGMGDTQIVFAHNFFGGPALTAEEFASWTPETFMTGALWLTIPNGDYDKDRVINIGANRWVVKPEIGFGTPFGPTWLEINTWVSLFGDNDDYQGSSKLEQDPLYAVEGHYSYSFNRALWASLDATYSTGGETKIDGVGQDNKQENVLLGASMGFMLSPQFGGLIAYTDTVSERNKSPDVNTWTLRLNYAW, encoded by the coding sequence ATGAGGATGCGCACCACCGTCACGGCCACGGCCCTGCTGGCCCTGACGCCCCTGGCCGGACAGGCCGACAACGCCCGCGACTGGCAGAACATTCCGATCGGCCTGGACATGGTCTTTGGCTACTACAACCGCATCGACGCCAACACCCCGATCGACACTTCGCTGCCGATTGATGGCCTGTCGCTGGACGCCGACCTGTACCTGTTTCGCTATGCCCGCAGTTTCGGTATTGACGGGCGCAACAGTGCCATTCAGTTGATCCTGCCGTATGCCGACGTGTCCGCCTCGTTCGACGATGCGCGGTTCTTCGATGGCACCAAACACAACGGCGGCATGGGCGACACCCAGATCGTGTTTGCCCACAACTTTTTCGGCGGACCGGCACTGACCGCCGAGGAGTTCGCCAGCTGGACGCCGGAAACCTTCATGACCGGTGCGCTGTGGCTGACCATCCCCAATGGCGATTACGACAAGGACCGGGTCATCAACATCGGCGCCAACCGCTGGGTGGTCAAACCGGAAATCGGCTTTGGCACCCCCTTCGGCCCGACGTGGCTGGAGATCAACACCTGGGTCTCGCTGTTCGGCGACAACGATGACTACCAGGGCAGCAGCAAGCTGGAGCAGGACCCGCTCTATGCCGTCGAGGGCCACTACAGCTACTCCTTCAACCGCGCCCTCTGGGCATCGCTGGATGCCACCTACAGCACCGGCGGCGAAACCAAGATCGACGGCGTCGGCCAGGACAACAAGCAGGAGAACGTGCTGCTCGGCGCCAGCATGGGCTTCATGCTCTCGCCTCAGTTCGGCGGCCTGATCGCGTACACCGATACGGTTTCCGAACGCAACAAATCGCCGGATGTGAACACCTGGACGTTACGTCTTAACTATGCGTGGTAG
- a CDS encoding vWA domain-containing protein has translation MWQFDYPWLLLLLPLPWLGYRWLPPYIEARSAIRVPFFEAISRVSGQEPGVPGTRHNTWQLILHWLVWALLVVAIARPVLVEPPQQHEEPVRDLMLAIDISQSMQTVDLKGADGTPVSRMSAVKAVVQDFIRQRPKDRLGLVVFGSAAYPQAPLTLDHASLSILLAQTDVGMAGPNTAIGDAIGLSLKLLEQAKEPEKVVILLTDGNDTSSAITPAHAAAMAAARGVVIHTIGIGDPQAEAEAKVDLKSLQQIAEQTGGQFFRAADRDALQQVYATLDKLTPHQVKTLTHQPKRDLFWMALGAALLLFGGYHLLALLLSYRARSTEVEAAEHGH, from the coding sequence ATGTGGCAGTTTGACTACCCCTGGCTGCTGCTCCTGCTGCCGCTGCCCTGGCTGGGCTACCGCTGGCTGCCCCCGTATATCGAGGCGCGCAGCGCCATCCGCGTGCCGTTCTTCGAGGCCATCAGCCGCGTCAGCGGCCAGGAGCCGGGTGTCCCTGGCACCCGCCACAACACCTGGCAGTTGATCCTGCACTGGCTGGTGTGGGCCTTGCTGGTGGTGGCCATTGCCCGTCCGGTGCTGGTGGAGCCGCCCCAGCAACATGAAGAGCCGGTACGCGACCTGATGCTGGCCATCGACATTTCCCAATCCATGCAGACGGTCGACCTCAAGGGCGCCGACGGCACACCGGTGTCGCGCATGAGCGCCGTCAAGGCGGTGGTCCAGGACTTTATCCGCCAACGCCCGAAAGACCGCCTGGGCCTGGTGGTGTTCGGCAGTGCCGCCTACCCCCAGGCACCCTTGACCCTCGACCATGCCAGCCTGTCGATCCTGCTGGCGCAGACCGACGTCGGCATGGCGGGGCCCAACACCGCCATCGGCGATGCCATCGGCCTGAGCCTGAAACTGCTGGAGCAGGCCAAGGAACCGGAAAAGGTGGTGATCCTGCTCACCGACGGCAACGACACCAGCAGCGCCATCACGCCCGCCCATGCCGCCGCCATGGCCGCAGCACGCGGTGTGGTGATCCACACCATCGGCATTGGCGATCCGCAGGCCGAGGCTGAAGCCAAGGTTGACCTCAAGAGCCTGCAGCAGATCGCCGAGCAGACCGGCGGCCAGTTCTTCCGCGCCGCCGACCGCGACGCCTTGCAGCAGGTCTATGCCACCCTCGACAAGCTGACCCCGCATCAGGTCAAGACCCTCACCCACCAACCCAAGCGTGACCTGTTCTGGATGGCGCTGGGCGCAGCCCTGTTGCTGTTCGGTGGCTATCACCTGCTCGCGTTGCTGTTGTCCTATCGGGCACGCAGCACTGAAGTGGAGGCCGCTGAGCATGGACATTGA
- a CDS encoding DUF1254 domain-containing protein codes for MNLQKIALCTSLLLSFGSAQAEFNASLDEARQIAKEAYLYGFPVVEMYKTLYTQAVDSGSPDYKAPFNQIGNSARVFTPKDTAFITPNSDTPYSFVWMDLRSEPLVLTLPAIEENRYYSTQLIDIYTQNFAYLGTRSTGNQGGHYLIAGPGWQGPTPEGIDKVIHSETQVVYALYRTQLFNEADLANVKAIQQGYEVQPLSEFLDQSPPPVLPAVAWLKPQPNMSETPALFRYLNFMMAFAPPLDSESELLQRFRKIGIDTDKPFEESVLSTEQRQALQAGIEDGKAEFAAFKKSDIDTHKISSGDLFGTREHLDNNYLYRYAGAKLGIFGNSAEEASYMGYFTDAQGQPADAAKHNYTLHFAKGQLPPAKAFWSLTMYDGATRLLVDNPLNRYLINSRMLDQLKKDPDGGLTLYVQHESPGKARESNWLPAPNGPFYGVLRLYLPGPQVASGQWKLPLLTPVAK; via the coding sequence ATGAATCTACAAAAAATTGCGCTGTGCACGTCGTTGCTACTGAGCTTCGGTAGCGCCCAGGCCGAGTTCAACGCCAGCCTGGACGAAGCCCGCCAGATCGCCAAGGAGGCCTATCTGTACGGCTTTCCGGTCGTGGAGATGTACAAGACTCTCTACACCCAGGCCGTGGACAGCGGCAGCCCGGACTACAAGGCGCCCTTCAACCAGATCGGCAACAGTGCCAGGGTGTTCACACCCAAGGACACTGCGTTCATCACCCCCAATTCCGACACGCCCTACTCGTTCGTGTGGATGGACCTGCGCAGTGAACCGCTGGTACTGACACTGCCGGCCATCGAGGAGAACCGCTACTACTCGACCCAGCTGATCGACATCTACACCCAGAACTTCGCCTACCTGGGCACCCGCAGCACGGGCAACCAGGGCGGCCATTACCTGATCGCAGGCCCCGGCTGGCAGGGGCCGACGCCGGAAGGTATCGACAAGGTCATCCACAGCGAAACCCAGGTGGTCTATGCCTTGTACCGTACCCAGCTGTTCAACGAAGCGGACCTCGCCAACGTCAAGGCAATCCAGCAGGGCTACGAGGTCCAGCCGCTGAGCGAGTTCCTCGATCAGTCCCCGCCCCCGGTACTGCCGGCGGTGGCCTGGCTGAAACCGCAGCCGAACATGAGCGAAACCCCTGCGCTGTTTCGCTACTTGAATTTCATGATGGCCTTCGCCCCGCCGCTAGACAGCGAAAGCGAGCTGCTGCAGCGCTTCAGAAAGATCGGCATCGACACCGACAAGCCCTTCGAGGAAAGCGTGCTGAGCACCGAACAGCGCCAGGCCTTGCAAGCCGGTATCGAAGACGGCAAGGCCGAGTTCGCCGCGTTCAAGAAATCCGATATCGATACCCACAAGATCAGCAGCGGTGACCTGTTCGGTACCCGCGAGCACCTGGATAACAACTACCTGTACCGCTATGCCGGGGCCAAGCTCGGGATCTTCGGCAACTCTGCCGAAGAGGCCAGCTACATGGGCTACTTCACCGATGCCCAGGGCCAGCCGGCCGATGCCGCCAAACACAACTACACGCTGCATTTTGCCAAGGGCCAGTTGCCTCCGGCCAAGGCGTTCTGGTCGCTGACGATGTACGACGGCGCGACCCGCCTGCTGGTCGACAACCCGCTGAACCGTTACCTGATCAACTCGCGGATGCTCGACCAGCTCAAGAAGGACCCCGACGGCGGCCTGACCCTCTATGTGCAGCATGAGTCGCCCGGCAAGGCCCGTGAGAGCAACTGGCTGCCTGCTCCCAACGGCCCGTTCTACGGCGTGCTGCGCCTGTACCTGCCTGGCCCGCAAGTGGCCAGCGGTCAGTGGAAACTGCCACTGCTTACGCCCGTGGCGAAATAA